In Asterias amurensis chromosome 4, ASM3211899v1, one genomic interval encodes:
- the LOC139935776 gene encoding uncharacterized protein has translation MMSSRAVTSSRTADKCALNVPLGSQPERATGNVYKQATIHQPSEDANVTPVRAIAASDKNMLQNTSTILNTTETMKTVKNLPDFSAVKDTLSYSCETKVVCNIAATKMGSDIISSETPGTSSKEINFNCCDKTPSLLHQQSSCARTSPCTKIAKNSPRPMSGSEMVVKPHQGNTPVSEMEVSSKPHRQTSQDSLQSCKAGVSSTACVSSKCDVVCPTFSPTSKQAKCTIEKSLPITDCLNNIHTKTPIASPTSSSSTSSSSGIPMRKQETATTSSKRTIIVLSPQQQQQIQQNLILSSIRNIIHGDKANFATSTVTTPLHSNAVKQQASDVKSSTNPAIISAVEAYTKWASKYSMFLRGMIPKANDQQITGLLYHRWNTMTNAERAQYGWPSYNIVPLGIHPNPTTPTKPSTPKNPSTPTNQKVQNTTIVSPSTVSVLQAHTVGFTTSPVSRQDGHQLKTDMSQQKLFSRETTPKSKVPTTHLERRQDMKGDFITSPVSRLDGHQLKTEMSQHKLFSRETTPESKVPTTNLERRQGPKVGSITSPVSRQDGHQLKTNASQQRMFSTETTPKSKRTTNLERNIVGTALVPILNRRLYPVLSPVKPKLTQVSDRPGNSTLCKMMKHFNYTMMNLDRFIENRFMQHLLSNDPQGMDDLYEEVARNQKLQQNPLPDLLSDFIIDADIRRKGKEQQLRSSSLGNRFDNSQAISSPKRPNMPGNGTVAKNAHQVRRVPKCSSSGTHETLTDTKAEKVPLPQNKDENIRQLEEKYEQQKLLRKTSLACKQPDNTSQRYRRTLEPIIRFDDTLDLVSLDLIPETKMWNLLCHLFPPWKKSNLVNCAEDVEEFLRKVEDVPQANPSILNTSMEEGDLTSDKKQNGDYLLKKAESKRRGDKQARRSLSPLNTAKHRKHKKHRHKESTKGPNMEMIDNELKRKTRKKAHKHQREKHKRIDEKASYANCTPKEADTDKACKRKSRSKHKTTTKNASKSESDCMGSKYETAIIPTVKKRHRKVKPASALKKTTCETSQCDNKTNGVHRCVSSSKTIVNQLDYEENYCIERDQKKDKLTAVETSKGNRTTRTSVRGDQWKLRIVLKPPRVKPTEKKRNAEQKICPVLPNSTSLIGEDELIVTNNDNGNHPDVNSQKQKDIENGELDIKDSQCQSSITKASVIEDGQDHKQKMSDISTKTSDMYNDYHITESYSSLNTLISEDVSIDEQTTGTSTNTVIDVHSKGTTVVANEKTVVTHEKTVVTDEKTVVANKKTVVANKKTVVADEKTVVANEKTVVANEKTIVANEKTVVANEKTNVAHEKTIVADEKTVGADEKTVVADEKTVVADEKTVVAHKKTIVANKKTVVADEKTVVADEKTVVADEKTVVANEKTNVAHEKTIVADEKTVVADEKTVVADEKTVVADEKTVVAHKKTIVANKKTVVTHEKTVVADEKTVGADENLDNSHTSKENSSTSPNSMQQESDTFKGAQQTHKECGVKEEYANIDHEYSSLEPCERDKKDPEFPQMNESSLPELIPHNSSPTCRTELENRKGDKVQTTSSNPKTGGFRKDQDNISSSSLKTTNAAVKPDTEPTISGVSNNNKQSLSPQTGDLDMTCSNEFPKSAKSSPNDKLNALPILQNKCKGETNDNVKGNFSRNNSDNEQNYSSVSDPQRLDTTVNTGHVTQISESLENTNKLEKCSKKGQTRRSMPVTPRRRYNTRQQQRATSL, from the exons ATGATGAGTAGCCGTGCAGTAACCTCTTCAAGGACTGCCGATAAATGTGCCTTAAATGTACCTCTTGGGTCGCAACCAGAGAGGGCTACAGGCAATGTCTACAAACAGGCGACCATTCACCAACCCAGTGAGGATGCTAACGTCACACCAGTCAGAGCAATTGCAGCTAGTGACAAAAATATGCTACAAAATACATCGACCATTTTGAACACAACTGAGACAATGAAAACCGTCAAAAACCTTCCTGATTTTTCGGCTGTTAAGGATACGTTGTCATATTCGTGTGAGACCAAAGTTGTGTGTAACATTGCTGCTACCAAGATGGGCTCTGATATAATCAGTTCGGAAACACCAGGGACTTCGAGCAAAGAAATAAACTTCAATTGTTGTGACAAGACGCCATCTTTGCTCCACCAGCAAAGCTCATGTGCGAGAACTTCCCCTTGTACAAAAATCGCTAAAAACTCCCCCCGCCCAATGAGCGGGTCAGAAATGGTTGTGAAACCTCATCAGGGAAATACACCCGTTTCTGAAATGGAGGTGTCTTCAAAGCCACATAGACAAACCTCTCAAGATTCGTTACAGAGTTGTAAAGCAGGTGTTTCATCTACAGCATGTGTTTCTTCTAAATGTGATGTGGTTTGTCCAACTTTCTCACCAACATCCAAACAGGCAAAATGCACTATCGAGAAATCTTTGCCAATCACTGATTGTCTTAACAACATCCACACGAAGACGCCAATAGCATCACCCACGTCATCCTCATCCACGTCATCCTCATCTGGAATACCAATGAGGAAACAAGAAACGGCAACAACATCAAGTAAGAGGACAATAATCGTCCTATCcccacagcaacagcaacagatTCAACAGAACTTAATACTATCATCCATAAGAAACATCATCCATGGAGATAAGGCAAATTTCGCAACCTCGACAGTGACGACACCTCTTCATAGTAATGCAGTCAAACAACAAGCATCAGATGTAAAATCATCTACAAATCCTGCAATAATTTCTGCTGTCGAGGCGTACACCAAGTGGGCAAG CAAATACTCGATGTTTCTGAGGGGGATGATTCCCAAAGCAAATGATCAACAGATCACGGGGCTTCTTTATCACCGTTGGAATACAATGACAAACGCAGAGAGGGCTCAGTATGGATGGCCGAGTTACAACATTGTTCCTTTGGGTATACACCCCAACCCTACGACCCCCACAAAACCCTCCACCCCAAAGAACCCCTCTACCCCAACGAACCAAAAGGTACAAAACACAACCATCGTATCGCCATCCACTGTATCAGTACTACAGGCTCACACAGTGGGTTTCACCACTTCTCCAGTTTCTAGGCAAGATGGGCACCAGTTGAAGACCGATATGTCACAGCAGAAGTTGTTTTCAAGAGAGACCACACCCAAATCGAAGGTTCCAACAACACACTTGGAACGAAGACAGGACATGAAAGGAGATTTCATCACTTCTCCAGTTTCTAGGCTAGATGGGCACCAGTTGAAGACCGAGATGTCACAGCACAAGTTGTTTTCAAGAGAGACCACACCCGAATCAAAGGTTCCAACAACAAACTTGGAAAGAAGACAGGGTCCAAAAGTGGGTTCCATCACTTCTCCAGTTTCTAGGCAAGATGGGCACCAGTTGAAGACCAATGCGTCTCAACAGCGAATGTTTTCAACGGAGACCACACCCAAATCAAAGAGAACAACAAACTTGGAACGAAACATTGTCGGCACTGCGTTGGTGCCAATACTTAACAGAAGGTTGTATCCGGTTCTTTCACCTGTAAAACCCAAACTGACACAGGTTTCTGACCGTCCAGGGAACTCAACACTCTGTAAAATGATGAAGCATTTTAATTACACCATGATGAACCTTGATCGGTTCATTGAGAACCGCTTCATGCAACATCTTTTATCAAACGACCCACAAGGCATGGACGATCTTTACGAGGAAGTGGCGAGGAAccaaaaactacaacaaaatCCTTTACCTGACCTACTGTCTGATTTCATCATTGACGCTGATATTCGGAGGAAAGGGAAGGAACAGCAGCTAAGGTCTTCGTCATTGGGGAACAGATTTGATAATTCGCAAGCTATTAGTTCACCGAAAAGACCAAACATGCCAGGCAATGGCACAGTTGCAAAAAACGCCCACCAAGTGAGACGTGTTCCAAAGTGCAGTTCAAGTGGCACGCATGAAACGCTCACCGACACAAAGGCAGAAAAAGTCCCACTCCCCCAAAACAAAGATGAAAACATCAGACAATTAGAAGAAAAGTACGAACAGCAGAAACTTCTTCGAAAAACGTCACTTGCTTGCAAACAACCTGACAACACAAGTCAACGATACCGAAGAACACTTGAGCCAATTATTCGGTTTGATGACACCCTTGATCTGGTTTCTCTTGACTTAATCCCAGAAACGAAAATGTGGAACCTCCTCTGTCATCTATTTCCCCCTTGGAAGAAATCCAACTTGGTGAATTGCGCTGAGGATGTTGAAGAGTTCTTAAGAAAAGTTGAGGATGTTCCACAAGCTAACCCAAGTATCTTAAATACGTCAATGGAAGAGGGAGACTTAACATCAgataagaaacaaaatggtGACTACCTCCTCAAGAAGGCAGAAAGCAAACGCAGAGGAGACAAGCAAGCTAGACGGTCATTGTCACCACTAAATACAGCAAAACATCGAAAACATAAAAAGCACAGACATAAAGAATCAACAAAGGGCCCGAACATGGAAATGATTGACAATGAACTCAAACGTAAGACAAGGAAAAAGGCTCATAAACATCAAAGGGAAAAACACAAACGCATTGACGAGAAAGCGTCTTACGCAAATTGCACACCAAAGGAAGCAGACACTGACAAAGCTTGTAAAAGGAAAAGCAGGTCGAAACACAAGACAACAACTAAAAATGCTTCAAAAAGTGAATCTGACTGTATGGGTTCAAAGTATGAGACTGCAATAATACCAACAGTGAAGAAGCGCCATCGAAAAGTAAAACCTGCATCCGCATTAAAGAAGACAACGTGTGAAACTTCACAATGCGACAACAAGACAAATGGCGTACACAGATGTGTGTCATCATCAAAAACTATTGTAAATCAGCTGGATTATGAAGAAAACTACTGTATTGAGAGAGATCAGAAAAAGGATAAATTAACTGCGGTTGAGACAAGCAAAGGAAATAGAACAACTAGAACATCTGTAAGAGGGGATCAATGGAAATTGAGAATCGTTCTCAAACCTCCGCGGGTCAAACCaactgagaaaaaaagaaacgcAGAGCAGAAAATCTGCCCAGTTTTACCCAATTCCACGTCTCTAATCGGTGAAGATGAACTGATTGTCACTAACAATGATAATGGAAACCATCCTGATGTGAACAGCCAGAAACAGAAGGATATTGAGAATGGAGAACTCGACATCAAAGACTCACAATGTCAGTCGAGCATCACGAAGGCGTCGGTGATTGAAGACGGACAAGATCACAAACAGAAAATGTCAGACATCAGCACGAAAACTAGTGACATGTACAACGATTATCATATTACGGAGTCGTACTCTTCATTAAATACTTTAATTTCTGAAGACGTATCTATTGATGAACAAACCACAGGAACCAGTACGAATACCGTTATCGATGTACACTCCAAAGGAACAACAGTTGTGGCCAATGAGAAAACAGTTGTGACCCATGAGAAAACAGTGGTGACCGATGAGAAAACAGTTGTGGCCAATAAGAAAACAGTTGTGGCCAATAAGAAAACAGTTGTGGCCGATGAGAAAACAGTTGTGGCCAATGAGAAAACAGTTGTGGCCAATGAGAAAACAATTGTGGCCAATGAGAAAACAGTTGTGGCCAATGAGAAAACAAATGTGGCCCATGAGAAAACAATTGTGGCCGATGAGAAAACAGTTGGTGCCGATGAGAAAACAGTTGTGGCCGATGAGAAAACAGTTGTGGCCGATGAGAAAACAGTTGTGGCCCATAAGAAAACAATTGTGGCCAATAAGAAAACAGTTGTGGCCGATGAGAAAACAGTTGTGGCCGATGAGAAAACAGTTGTGGCCGATGAGAAAACAGTTGTGGCCAATGAGAAAACAAATGTGGCCCATGAGAAAACAATTGTGGCCGATGAGAAAACAGTTGTGGCCGATGAGAAAACAGTTGTGGCCGATGAGAAAACAGTTGTGGCCGATGAGAAAACAGTTGTGGCCCATAAGAAAACAATTGTGGCCAATAAGAAAACAGTTGTGACCCATGAGAAAACAGTTGTGGCCGATGAGAAAACAGTTGGTGCCGATGAGAATCTTGATAactctcatacttcaaaagaaAACTCATCCACAAGTCCCAATAGCATGCAACAGGAGAGTGACACATTCAAAGGAGCCCAACAGACGCATAAAGAATGTGGAGTTAAAGAAGAATATGCAAATATTgatcatgaatattcatcactGGAGCCTTGTGAAAGGGATAAGAAAGACCCGGAATTCCCACAAATGAATGAGTCTTCTTTACCAGAGCTAATACCACACAACAGTTCTCCAACATGCAGG ACGGAACTTGAGAATAGAAAAGGCGACAAAGTTCAGACAACATCATCGAATCCAAAGACTGGGGGATTTAGAAAAGACCAAGACAATATCTCATCGAGTTCACTGAAGACAACAAATGCAGCGGTGAAGCCTGACACTGAGCCGACTATATCAGGAgtcagcaacaacaacaaacaaagtcTTTCACCACAGACCGGAGATTTGGATATGACTTGCAGTAATGAGTTTCCCAAAAGTGCTAAGTCGAGTCCTAATGATAAATTAAATGCACTGCCAATTTTGCAGAATAAATGCAAGGGGGAAACAAACGACAATGTGAAAGGCAACTTTTCAAGAAATAATTCTGATaatgaacaaaattattcaagtgTATCTGATCCCCAAAGGCTAGATACAACAGTTAACACCGGGCATGTCACACAAATATCTGAATCAttagaaaacacaaacaaacttgAGAAGTGTAGCAAGAAAGGACAGACTCGCCGCTCAATGCCCGTAACACCAAGGAGAAGATACAACACAAGACAACAACAGAGGGCGACATCACTGTGA